In one window of Fusobacteria bacterium ZRK30 DNA:
- a CDS encoding aminotransferase class V-fold PLP-dependent enzyme — MIYFDNAATTLPKPKAVGEAMVEALNSFGNPSRGGHEYSLRSSRVLYETRELLAKLIGVEDPLNIAFTGNSTMSLNIAILGLGLKEGDEIITTTLEHNSVLRPIYKLKKNGVKVKFIGSDRIGNINYDELEASIGENTKAIIATHASNLTGNLVDIDRIGKAAHRNNLIFIVDGSQSLGVFPVDVVKNNIDILCFTGHKGLMGPTGVGGIYVSPKVDLNPYLVGGSGSHSFSEEHPKTMPDKLEAGTPNIHGIAGLNASLKYIFNTGVDTIREKELSLAKTFYEGIKDLPKVKIYGDFNSFYRSPIVTINLEGVPSSDLSEVLSYDYGIATRSGIHCAPLMHNDFKTNENGMVRFSFSHYNTMEEILKTIEILKTLSESI; from the coding sequence ATGATTTATTTTGATAACGCTGCAACTACACTACCCAAACCAAAAGCCGTTGGGGAAGCCATGGTAGAGGCGCTGAATAGTTTTGGGAATCCAAGCAGGGGAGGACACGAGTATTCTCTTCGTTCATCCAGGGTTCTCTATGAAACAAGAGAATTACTGGCCAAACTCATAGGTGTGGAAGATCCATTAAATATAGCATTTACTGGGAACTCGACTATGTCTCTGAATATAGCAATATTAGGATTAGGGCTCAAAGAGGGCGACGAGATAATCACTACAACTCTAGAGCATAACTCAGTACTGCGTCCAATATATAAGTTGAAAAAAAATGGTGTTAAGGTAAAATTTATTGGCTCAGACAGGATTGGAAATATAAACTATGATGAATTAGAAGCAAGTATCGGAGAAAACACCAAGGCCATTATAGCCACTCATGCATCTAATTTAACAGGAAACCTGGTGGACATAGATAGAATAGGAAAGGCAGCTCATAGGAATAACCTTATATTTATTGTGGACGGATCACAGAGTCTGGGGGTATTCCCTGTAGATGTGGTCAAAAATAATATCGATATCCTATGCTTCACCGGACATAAGGGACTTATGGGGCCTACAGGGGTAGGAGGAATATATGTATCTCCTAAAGTAGATCTAAATCCATACCTTGTAGGAGGAAGCGGCTCTCACTCATTTTCAGAGGAGCACCCTAAAACCATGCCCGATAAATTAGAAGCTGGTACACCGAATATCCATGGAATAGCCGGACTAAATGCCAGTTTAAAATATATCTTTAACACAGGAGTAGATACAATCCGTGAAAAGGAACTCTCCCTGGCTAAGACTTTTTACGAAGGAATAAAAGATCTGCCAAAAGTAAAAATATATGGAGATTTCAATAGTTTTTATCGTTCTCCAATTGTTACTATAAACTTAGAAGGAGTTCCATCCAGTGATCTTTCAGAAGTTTTATCATATGACTATGGAATAGCCACAAGATCCGGAATTCATTGTGCTCCATTGATGCACAACGATTTTAAAACCAATGAAAACGGGATGGTAAGATTTAGTTTTTCCCACTATAATACAATGGAAGAGATCTTAAAAACAATTGAAATTTTAAAGACCCTCTCTGAATCCATCTAA